Genomic DNA from Peribacillus simplex:
CAAGAAACACAATGACTGTATTTGTATCCAAAAGAAACCGGATGATTGTCATTCTTGTCATAAGAAGCACAATGACTGTATTTGCATTCAAAGGAAACCGGATGATTGTCATTCTTGTCATAAGAGGCACAATGACTGTATTTGCATTCAAAGGAAACCGGATGATTGTCATTCTTGTCACAAGAAACACAATGACTGTATTTGTATCCAAAAGAAACCGGATGATTGCCATTGTTGTCATAAGAAACATGATGACTGTATTTGTATTCAAAAGAAACAGGATGATTGCCACTGTTGTCATAAAAAGCACAATGATTGTATTTGTATTCAAAAGAAACCGGATGATTGCCATTGTTGTCTTAAGAAGCACAGTGACTGTATATGTGATCAAAAGAAACCGGATGATTGTCATTGTTGTCATAAGACACACAATGACTGTATATGCGATCCATGTCATTGCTGCCATAAGAAGCACAATGACTGTATATGTGATCAAAAGAAAACCGATGTTTGTCATTTGTGCCAGAAGAAACATAATGACTGTCACTGTGATAATAAGAAACATAATCTAGTGAGAGCATCTGCGTTTAGGGCTAATAAGAACACACCACAACTTTACAAAGCAGCGGTTACGCCCTCTGTAAAAGTTTTATACCAAACTGAACAATTTGATTTAGCGAATGAATATAATCCGCATATATCAACATTTATTCCAACTGAGAATGGAATTTATGAGATAACAGCAAAAGTCTCATTTTGTCCGTCAAAAAGAAAAAGAGATAATTCCCCAAAAACCCAAAAAGATAATTGCAAATGTGATTATTGCAAAAGAAATAGTTGCAATTGTGATTATTGCAAAAAAAGTCATTCTTCAAAAGAGAAAAAAAGGCATTCTTCAAAAGAAGGATTTGCCGCATCCATTTCAATTAACGTAAACGGAGATGATTTAGATATTGTTAATGACTTCTTTGGAAAATCAAGACCTATTGGACTATCGGTAACTACAATCCTTCAGTTACAAGCAGGAGATCGGGTACAAGTAATATTTAGCGCAGGTGTAAATGGAGAGATTTTAGCAGATGCACCTTTAACTAACTTTCAAGCTGCTAGATTCCCCTCTCCAATGTAAAGATCTTTTTGCTTAGCTTAAGACCTAGATTGAGCACATAGACATCATTTGTTAATTAAAGTTGAGAAAATCTTATGTGTAGGAGCCTGGGTTTCTCCTCATAAATGGTCGGGAAAAAAGAGTAAACTCTATTGAACAAGTTCTTAAAAGCAATGACCATACTCAGTGTCAGCTCCCAGTGGTATGACTAAAATAAAGACGACAACAGTATCGGACTACAAAGAAAAGATACCTTCTCAATTGGGCTGCTTTACGAAGATCTAGAGATAACGGATATAGGGAACTCTTTTAGATGTAATAGCTTAAATTTGAATGATTCTTACAAGCTTGCAACTTTCAAGGATTAATTTCCCAGGCCACTTTACGATAAAAACTTTTTTAACAAAACTACTTGTTTTATTTTGAATACCACTATATAATAAATCTTGTCCAGTAAAGAAGTCAGTAACTAAGCAAGGTTTAAAACCAAGCTCTAAAGAGCTTGATTTACATACGACTTGTTAGCTCAGTGGGAGAGCACTTCCTTGACAGGGAAGGGGTCGTGGGTTCGAATCCCTCACAGGTCATCAACTACCAAAGGTTCAAATCCTTGATATAACAAGGATTTGGGCCTTTTTTTGTTTTGTCTTACTGGATGCGTTTAGATCATCGATAGTGATTTGCTCACATTTTGCTAACGGGACTTCTGAAGGGCGTTGTGGAAAATATCAGCCACTTCATCATCTTGGTTGGGCATCATATGGGCGTAATGCTCTAACGTGATGCTAGGTTTCGAATGTCCTAAACGAGCTTTATTCAATCAACTACCTTTTGGATTTATAGTTTTTAGTTTTTACTATGGCTAAAAAAACTATAAATCCAACTATACCCGAAACCTAATATATTAATTATAGTAGACGTAAACAAACCGAATCTTCCTTTCTGTTGATAATCTTATTCTTTATCTTGAATCACAACCCTAAAGGATCCGAAAGTTTGTTGACTCTCATAATTATCAGGACTTACTTCATAAGGAGATGGAAAGGCGATGAGTTGGAAATTTTCTTCGCTTTCAACTTCAGGTAGTTTAAAATCAAAAAGATGTCTAGTTTCTGGGGGAATAGTGGTATATAAGACGTCTTTGTTATCTTTAACTGCAACTTGTTCCCAATCTTTTAAAGCTATGATTGCATATCCCATCTCAGCATTCGTCTCATTTCCGGCAGAGAACTTAAGCTTCTTGTCTTCTTTTTCAGTCATGATTGATTGCAACTTTTCCTGACTATTTGTGATAGATATATTTTCATTTAAACCATCCTTCACAATAGCATCAGGCTTTACTTTCTTTACATTTTTAACATTTTTCCCGCTGTCAGCTTTGTTGATGGAAAACCGCATACTTAAAACTTGTTCCAAAATTCCTGCCTTAATTAGATCGAGCTCCTTCAATTTATACTCTGGCTTTTGCACGATTACAAAAGTCAATTCACTGGAGTCGGAACGAATAGGAACGGAAACAATGATGTTTATGGAGCTGTTAGGTTTCATATCAAAGAAAAATTTATTTACGTCCTGCTCCTTATTTTTAACTTTAAATTTTACTTGTTTATAATCTTCAAAAACAAGTAAAGCATACTTTCTGTCCTCATCAATGTCGTTGTCTACTGAGGCAACAACTGACACTTCATTGTCTGTACTATTAAGTGTACTTCCTTCATCGATAACTTTACCTTTCAAATTTTCCAACCCATATCCAATCGAACCATAATCAGCCGCATTCGTTACTTCACTTTCTTGTTCAATTTCAACCATATCAGAAGTGCTTAATTCTTTAGGTGAAGATGAAGAATAAAACCAGTAAAAAACTCCAAGCAATAACAACATTGATAACGCAACTATGTAGTATTTTTTCATATACCAATCTTCTCCTAATTAAAAGAGATATGCAATAAAGCAGCCTAAAAAGAGGGGGTAAACGGTTCCTTCAAACTAAACGAAGGTGTATAGGAATGTAGTTAATTGTCGAAAGAATCTAATATCTTCGGAGATTGCTAAAGGTTATTATTAAATAAACTGGTAACATATCGCATATAAAATGGTCGTCTGTTTAAACAACAAGGCTCAACTGAATGCAGCCGGTGGAGGGATTTTTGTGAATATAGCTATCGAAGAAAAACCGTCATTCCTATGTGCTAATTTTGAAGATGGAGTATTAATAGAAAAGGTCCGGCAGGGAAATATGGACGCACTAGAAGTTCTGATGAAGAAATATCAATCTTTTGTAAAGATTAAGGCTAACAGATACTTTTTAATTGGGGCAGATAGAGAAGATATTATCCAAGAGGGGATGATAGGATTGTTCAAAGCCATCAGGGATTTTAATGGCGAGAAACAATCTTATTTTAAAGCGTTTGCAGAACTATGTATCACGAGGCAGATTATTACAGCCATCAAGGCAGCTACTCGTCAAAAACATACTCCGTTAAATTCTTCTATTTCGCTTGATATGCCTATTTATGAAGAAAATCCGGATCATACTCTTATGGAAGTAATGACAGACACCGTTATTTCTGATCCCATTGCGATATTGATAGATAAAGAATCTGCTGATGACTTGGAATTAAAATTATCTGAGGTTCTAAGTCCGTTAGAAAAGAAGGTTTTGGCTTATTACTTAGAGGACCTTACTTATATAGAAATGTCTAATAAATTAAATACTCACGCCAAGTCTATAGATAATGCGTTGCAGAGAGTGAAGAGAAAATTGGAGAGTTTATTGGAACTTAGAAATAGACAAGCAATAGAAGGTCACATTCAATAGATAAAAGAGCCATTTACTAGTAAGTAGCTCTTTTGGCCAAAGGGTTTTATAACCCTTTGGCTTTATGTGTTTGAAAAACTTTAATAGTATTTCATAGTGAAATTAAAAATACAACAAACACGTATGGAAGGACACATTTGCTAACATAATTATTTCATTGAGCTTTATTTATTTTACTGAGCTGATATCAAGACCTTACAAAACCTTGAGAAATCAACCTTCTTTACACTTATTTAATTCAGTTAAACCAGTTTGATTATATGAAACAAAATTGACAGGGAAGGGATCGTGGTTTCGAATCCCTCACAGGTCATTAACCAACAAAGGCTCCAATTCTTGATATAACAAGGATTTGGGTCTTTTTTGTTTTTAAAGATATAGTTCATTATGTATTATTAACTTAATTGGTGGCGGATTGAGAAGGATTTAAACGTACTATAGGTCAATTATTTGAGGAAGAAGAATTAATCTACTACTATAATGAAGTAAGTCTTTAAAAGGGAAGTGATAGTTAAATGCTTTATATAAGCGATATCGAAAAGATAATTAATAACACATTAGATGAGCATAATTTGGATATCATTCATGAATTTGACAATAATCTAAGTGCACCTATGAGTTATAACGTATCGACCAATACTATAAAATTCAATTACCTTCAAGTTAACGGTTATAAAGGGAAAATTAGAATTAAAGAGACAGAGGAAGACTTTGTTAAAATTATTCTTTATCGTATGATTGGTTATTATTTAGATTTTAAGAAAAATAAACATGATTTAAGGATTTTAATGTATGGTCACGAAGAAGAAAAAGAAAAGCTAAAATCTGAAATAGAAACTAATGCTTGGGATTATGGGAGAACATTAATACCTGAACAATTATTGGAGTCATATGATAAAGTTCGTGAATTAGATAAAATGCTAATAAATTAAGTACTCTAAGAAAATGGAGACCCGGCTTTAATCTAAAGGCTGTTTTCGCATACTTTGTTGCTATTTACCAAGTAGTGCGGTGTGGTTGATTTCCCCTCCAGATGCTCGCTTTCCGCGGGGCGGGCGGTGAGCCTCCTCGGCGTAAACGCCTGTGGGGTCTCACCTGTCCCGCTGCTCCCGCAGGAGTCTCGCACTTCCGCTCCAATCAACCTTAAATCGTTTCGTTTTAAAAACAACAATCTTTACGAAAGAGCCAATCTAAAACAAGAAAAAGAAGCCTTCTTGGAGAATCTCTCTGGAGTTGACTTTTGAGTGAGGAATTAAACTGATATCCAATAAGACAAGACCTAGAGAAAGATGAGTTGTCTTAGAAAGCTTGATGAATAAACAAAATATCTATACAAGTAAAGCCTGGTGGGTATCCTACCGGGCTTTTGTGTATTCTTTTGAAGGAAGTGAGGACTTATGTAAAAGGCTTATGTAAAAATCAAATACTCAGTACAACAAGGACCAAATAATCATATAAACTATGATAAACTGAAAAATAATTTAATCGCGCTTTAACTCAATTGGATAATTATGTTAATATTAACTTGAGTATTCTGAACGATCGAAACATAGTAGTAATAAGGTTCTTAAATTCAAGGATGTTGACAAATTTATAAAAGGGGTAAGTGATGAGTAAAAAAACTGAAGAACAAAGTAAAATACAAAAACCTTCCCTGGATAGAGCCGGTCAAAGAGCGTTTATGGGGAATCCTGAGGAATTTAAACTTTCTTTTTATGGGATCTTTATGGCTCTCATTCCCATCATCATATTAGGAATTATCGTTTGGTTAAATTGGTAATGAACCAACACTAATTTAATAAGGTATTTGAATGGACGAAAATTGGAAGCAACGTATAAAAGGCCTTTTTGTATACTCGCTAACAACGTACCTTTTTAATGAATAAGAGGAAAGTAGTGTGGTAAATCCTCGGAATTCGGTATTCTATAAACGAGTCGCCGAAGAAATTGATTTTACCCCCTACAATAAATAATTGCGTCTCCATTTTAGCAGATAGCTTTAATCAGGGGTTTCACAGTTTGTTTTGTCAACTCTCTTATTCATCTATGGGTGCCGTAGCTGAAAATTGGAGGTGTTTAAGGCAGCTCTTTCTTTATGCTACTATAAGGCAGTGTAGTTGAAGAAGAAAACGAATGAATTAAATACCTAACTTTAGTTTTTATAATGTAACTGCCGTGCAGGAACAAATATTTAGATAGTGGTCAGAATATATTGAATAAGAAAAAAGAGTCGGCAAAGCGACCCTCCTCTACGATTCCGTGTTTAACTTAATAAGTATTTATTCAATGCTTGTTGTAAAGTTCCCAATGTTTGTGCTTTTTCATTTACTCTCATTCCTATGTTTATCATTTTTCTAACCACTTCAGCTCTTAACCCGGTAATCACAGTAGTACATCCCATTAATGAAGTGCCGTCAATAATCTTCATTAAATGATCAATTACTTCAGGCTCCATTTCCATAATTCCAGATAAGTCCATAATCAATGTTTGAATACGTAATTTTCCAATCTCTATTAAAACTTTTTCCTCGAGAATATTCGTTCGGTAAAGATCAACCGCACCAATTAGAGGCAAAATGCATA
This window encodes:
- the sigH gene encoding RNA polymerase sporulation sigma factor SigH, whose protein sequence is MVVCLNNKAQLNAAGGGIFVNIAIEEKPSFLCANFEDGVLIEKVRQGNMDALEVLMKKYQSFVKIKANRYFLIGADREDIIQEGMIGLFKAIRDFNGEKQSYFKAFAELCITRQIITAIKAATRQKHTPLNSSISLDMPIYEENPDHTLMEVMTDTVISDPIAILIDKESADDLELKLSEVLSPLEKKVLAYYLEDLTYIEMSNKLNTHAKSIDNALQRVKRKLESLLELRNRQAIEGHIQ